One window of Quercus robur chromosome 5, dhQueRobu3.1, whole genome shotgun sequence genomic DNA carries:
- the LOC126725173 gene encoding 3-epi-6-deoxocathasterone 23-monooxygenase CYP90D1, with protein MDNMWVLLVTTIFLSTIILYKNRFRLRSKHRSPLPLGTLGLPFIGETIEFVSCAYSDRPESFMDKRRSMYGKVFKSHIFGSPTIVSTDAEVSKFILQSDAKAFVPSYPKSLTELMGKSSILVINGSLQKRIHGLIGAFFKSPHLKAQITRDMHKYVQESMANWKDDHPIYMQDETKNIAFQVLVKALISLDPGEEMEFLKKQFQEFISGLMSLPINIPGTKLYRSLQAKKKMVKLVQNVILARKHSGFSNVPKDVVDVLLNDSSEQLTEDLIADNMIDMMIPGEDSVPVLMTLAIKYLSDCPTALQQLTEENLKLKELKAQLGQPLYWSDYLSLSFTQSVITETLRMGNIIIGVMRKAMKDIEIKGYLIPKGWCVFAYFRSVHLDANHYDWPYKFNPWRWQDKDMSSSNFTPFGGGQRLCPGLDLARLEASIFLHHFVTQFSWRAEEDTIVNFPTVRMKRRMPIWVKRRGAKENLVML; from the exons ATGGACAATATGTGGGTTTTGTTAGTGACAACAATTTTCTTGTCTACCATAATTCTCTACAAAAACAGGTTTAGACTCAGATCAAAACACAGAAGTCCGCTTCCTTTAGGCACTCTTGGATTGCCTTTTATTGGGGAAACCATTGAGTTTGTATCTTGTGCTTACTCTGACCGTCCTGAGAGCTTCATGGACAAACGTCGCAGCAT GTATGGCAAGGTGTTCAAGTCACACATATTTGGAAGCCCCACAATTGTTTCAACTGATGCAGAAGTGAGTAAATTTATTCTTCAAAGTGATGCAAAGGCTTTTGTGCCATCTTACCCCAAATCTCTCACAGAGTTGATGGGGAAGTCTTCTATTTTGGTCATCAATGGGAGCTTACAAAAGAGAATCCATGGACTCATAGGGGCCTTCTTCAAGTCCCCACATCTCAAGGCTCAAATCACTAGGGACATGCATAAGTATGTTCAAGAATCAATGGCAAATTGGAAAGATGACCATCCCATATATATGCAAGATGAAACTAAAAAt ATTGCCTTTCAAGTGCTAGTTAAGGCATTGATTAGTTTGGATCCCGGTGAAGAAATGGAGTTTCTTAAGAAACAGTTCCAAGAATTTATCTCTGGCCTCATGTCTTTACCCATAAACATACCCGGGACCAAACTCTACAGATCACTACAG GCAAAGAAGAAAATGGTTAAGTTAGTACAAAATGTAATCCTAGCCAGAAAACATAGTGGCTTCTCCAATGTTCCAAAAGATGTGGTAGATGTTTTACTCAATGATTCAAGTGAGCAATTAACAGAGGATTTAATAGCAGATAATATGATTGACATGATGATACCCGGAGAGGATTCAGTGCCAGTTCTTATGACTCTTGCAATAAAATACCTCTCAGATTGCCCCACTGCTCTACAACAATTAACG GAGGAAAACTTGAAGCTGAAAGAACTCAAAGCTCAGCTTGGACAACCTTTGTATTGGAGTGATTACTTATCATTGTCATTTACACAAAGT GTAATTACAGAAACTCTAAGGATGGGAAACATTATAATTGGAGTGATGCGTAAAGCCATGAAGGACATAGAGATAAAAGGGTATTTGATACCAAAGGGATGGTGTGTTTTTGCATATTTTAGATCGGTTCATCTTGATGCGAATCACTATGACTGGCCCTACAAGTTCAATCCATGGAGGTGGCAA GACAAAGACATGAGCAGTAGTAACTTCACTCCTTTTGGAGGTGGACAAAGGCTATGTCCCGGGCTCGATTTAGCCAGGCTGGAAGCTTCTATCTTCCTACACCATTTTGTTACTCAATTCAG TTGGAGAGCTGAGGAAGACACAATTGTTAACTTCCCCACTGTAAGAATGAAGAGGAGGATGCCAATTTGGGTCAAAAGGAGAGGGGCAAAGGAGAATTTAGTGATGCTATGA
- the LOC126725174 gene encoding protein FLX-like 3, protein MAGRNRGPREAFNDRRGYPPEGPFIRGPPMPRPPPHPALLEEELEMQHTEIRRLLGDNRRLVEDRMALHRELGATKEELHRMNLIIADIRAEQEMRSRELREKTMKLEADLRATEPLKNEAVQLRSEVQKLNSLRQELSGKVQSLTQDLSKLQADNQHIPHLRVEIDGLHQEVMHTRAALDYEKKANIELMEQRQTMEKNLVSMAREVEKLRAELANADSRPWGAGGPYGMKFSSSDGVFPNPYGDGYGAHLGAADKGPLYGPGPAAWGGPEKPRMTRR, encoded by the exons ATGGCAGGAAGAAACCGTGGTCCCCGTGAAGCATTTAATGATCGTCGTGGTTACCCACCTGAGGGACCTTTCATCCGGGGTCCTCCAATGCCGAGGCCTCCTCCTCATCCTGCTTTATTGGAGGAAGAGCTTGAAATGCAGCACACTGAGATCCGAAGGCTCTTGGGTGATAATCGAAGGCTGGTTGAAGACCGTATGGCACTGCATCGTGAACTTGGCGCTACCAAGGAGGAACTTCACCGCATGAATCTCATCATTGCTGACATTCGTGCAGAACAAGAAATGCGCTCTAGGGAGCTTAGGGAGAAAACCATGAAGCTTGAGGCTGATCTTCGAGCTACTGAACCATTGAAAAATGAGGCTGTACAACTTCGCTCAGAAGTTCAAAAGCTGAATAGCCTTAGGCAGGAGCTTTCAGGGAAAGTTCAGAGCCTCACACAAGACCTTTCAAAATTGCAAGCTGATAATCAACATATTCCTCATTTAAGGGTAGAGATTGATGGGCTGCACCAGGAGGTTATGCATACTAG AGCTGCGCTTGATTATGAAAAAAAGGCAAACATTGAGCTGATGGAACAGAGACAGACAATGGAGAAGAACTTGGTTTCCATGGCCCGTGAAGTTGAGAAGCTACGTGCAGAACTTGCAAATGCTGATAGTAGGCCATGGGGTGCTG GTGGACCATATGGGATGAAATTTAGCAGCTCAGACGGCGTTTTCCCTAATCCTTATGGGGATGGATATGGAGCTCATCTG GGTGCTGCTGACAAAGGTCCTCTGTATGGTCCGGGTCCAGCTGCATGGGGAGGACCTGAGAAGCCTCGCATGACTCGTCGTTGA